AACTTGTTcgaaataaaagtaaaatttagtaaaatattttgtgGAAAAAaaggatgaaaaaaaaaggacatataacatatttaattGATGAGAAAAAATGGAATGCTTTTTATTTGACAGTTTTACTCTATCTACAATAAATACATTTATAGTTTTAGACACAATAATtaaagttttaaaaaaaaaggaaaaaggTAAATGGAGAGagaaacaaaaaatactTTACTTGGGAAATAAACTACTAATAGACACATTCCCACCaaactataattttattctagactttttaaatgttttaattgaggaaaaaacaaacaaaaataGCGATAGTAATAGCGACAACAGTAATGTGTgcaaaaatgatgataatggcAGAAATCAACTTATTTGGAATGTTAAAAAAGTGAATGATTATAAAAGGGGAagtataaaagaaataaattattttaatataaaaagaaattCACATATAACAATggaagaattaaaaaatatcttaaaaaatatggatataaaatatgttgaTAATGAAATGCATTTatctaatttattatttaaattaaataaaaataaaaaatataatataataattattaatttggcttttttttttttaaaagataaaCTTAAGCTTAATTCCTTTATACAAGAAATATCACATTTTGCATCAAATTTAACATCTAATAATAAAACCAACAAAAACAACTTTGAAAATGAAAACTGTTTTACATCAAAACAAATTCATAGAGACTCTTTTATTCAAAAGGAGATATGtgatgatttattttttaaaaacattataaatatacattttcaatattctttttttgttaatttttttgagcatttaaattatgttgataatttttttactttttcaaaaaaaaaacgatcTAAAAATGATTGGGAAGTACCCGAAATAAATGATATgaatgtaaataataagaaaaataaaataaagaataataTTAGTTCCTTTTATAGTAACAAAAGTGAACAAAGAGAACTGAACATAAtagatgatgatgatgatgatgatgatatattatatcatggaagtaattttattaatcatAATAAACTAATATCATACAAAAAGAGAACCTATACAGAAAATATACCAATtaatatggaaaaaaaaaaaatgaaaaaaaataatgattttaAAGAAAACAGAATAAATGAAACTGATAAATGCAAAAGTGAAATTTCTCATATAGGAacagtaaaaaataataatcctATAAAATCTGTTTATTCAATTAATtccataaataaaaaaaaaaaaaaaaaaatatacatatttgaCATGTTTCCCAAATCAGaatcttataaaaaaatgtatatgaGCATGATTTCTCTTTACTTCAATTGCGTCTATTTAATATGTTGACACGTTTTGATATGTTGACACGTTTTGATATGCTGACACGTTTTGATATGTTGACACATTTTGATATACGTGCGCAAATAAGAGCCCTTgaaattcataaaaaattgatttaaaaaattattaaaaaattataaaaaaatgtagacATACTATATTACATCACATTCTATAACtggtaatattttttttttttttttgcatttttttcattcttttttttctcttttccTCATAATCCCTTATTTTATTTCGTCCTATATCTTGTAAAAACAAAACACATTCATTATaagtttttaaatattctttcTCTGCAATTtcttttcttaattttactTTTTCTTCCTCTATTTGTGCTTTGTTCGCTTGCTCGTATTTAAGCTAAGGTTAAAAAATGTAGAGCCATGTTTGCAACACATGCATAAGTAAATCATCCACAAATAAATGCATTCATAAATATAACCAATCTTTAACATCTTTTTTTCTTACGATTATTTCTCTTTTTTGTTGAATAATCAAAATGGAAATATCcacctttttttttatttcttccaactcttttattttttttattttctctttttcataatattcTACCAAGCTATCATGAATATTTTgcaacttaaaaaaaaaaaaaatgataaatatgacatattttttggaaattttaaaacttgaaaaaaaaatggtaaatacacattttttttgttcccTTTCTCATGTATATAACTAAATGAATACAATTATAGTGTAATAATAAGGAttagggaaaaaaaaaaaaaaaaaaaaaaaaaatgaatttaaaaagatatgataaatatttcatttatgtACTAACATTATCATTCCTTTTGTTAAGAAACATTTTAATGTATTCAttaatatcataatatgtctttaattcattttccatattttctTTTGAGGTTTGAGTCAAATCATGcttaaattttatatccATATTGAAATTCGATACATTTGCCTGAACacattcttttttatatatataataaagcatagattttacaaaaaatatttttttctttttttctacTTGTTCTATTTTCTCATAgattcttatttttttattgtttgtATTTTCTATTAACTCttctatttgtttttttaaaatattaatgatttgCTTTTTGTGATATACATTTTGATTTAACTGCATAAAGGAATGGAAAATCAATATTGTTAatttcacaatttttattattttttttaataaaattacacATACAATACACTCTctcttttttcatattaatattttgtcCAATCTTGCAACATTCagtgtttattttttattaattatttaaattttatttttttatgcattACATTTACAAGAAGGTTTTCATCATTCTTAAATATACTAAGTTCATTCAAAACGGATATAAAATCTAgctttttaattttcttaaAGATTTTTAAAAGTAGATGCCCATCTTCTATTATTTTGTCTCTATTTTCCTGTATAAAAAGATAacaaaagtgaaaaaaaaaaaaaaaaatatatacgtgataaaaatgttatggaTAATTTTTAGACATAATTAAATTGTTGTAATAGTATAACAGTTGAAACAATGATTTTAGACAAAATAAATTTCTTTAAGTTATTAAAGTGAGATGAAATATAGAAACAACATTATCTTATATGttccaaataaatatataccatCTGTGCTGTGtgcatatgcatatttatttatatttatttatttatatgcataacCTTTATGTTTCTATCTATAGGAGAATTTTGGCATAATATTTCGTTTGTTTCGCTTATAGAATTAATATACTCTTGAATTTTgtcttttatattattatagtcGTTTTCATTTTCGCATAACTCAATTTGATCTTGCAACGAGTTGAATCTAAAAGCagttttttatttgtgtttttaaaaatgttaataatgtaaaaatgtatggatattttttatgcatattttttgtgcatttttgtacatttttgacattttttgtttattatttaaattttgattttttttaaacagcACTATATTTTGAGTATATACATGCACAACCATATTacacatataaaaatgattaaGAACGTGAATTTACATTtgctttctttttttttcagtgGCCAAATGATCAATGTTATTGGTTATATACACATGTAAGatattcgtttttttttttagtatttcttttaatacatgaagaataaatttaatttttcttattGCTTCTGTACATAATATATCTAAAATAAttctatttatattatttatttcaaaatttgtttccttttctaaattattattatttgtttttatttccatgattctcaaaatatataactataaACCCACACATAAGTTAAACAAGGACATGTACGTGAATATATCAATACAATACTACCCAGTTATTGACAATACTTATAATAATCGTTGagataataaatgaaaattgttttttattaatgaaaaatatgattaatgaatatttaattatttctatatatagatatgtttttttttttttttttttttttttttaaattcaaagtGTGATATGTAATGGATGTAAAAAAGACGAGAGTAAtgattattttaaaattaaagctaattaaataaatagatTGAAGAAAAGacaaaaaatcaaaataacaataaataaaatatcaaaaaagtATTAACAGcaataattatcataaataatttatgaacatgcaatatattttaataacaaaaatatatagctagctattatatataatgtacatatttaaaatacGCGAAAAATGTGTTTATTTtgtgtgaaaaaaaaaggaaaattacATTTTACCTTTATTTCAATTAACCAAACcgaaatatatcaaaaataaatatgtacaaaTAAACATGTCAAATAAACATGCCAAATAAACATGCCAAATAAACATGCCAAATAAATATGCCAAATAAACATGCCAAATAAAATgccaaataaaataatatttatattttccaatTCACAATGGATATCTTCATAATAATCAGAATGtcttaaatgaaaaaaaattaagtacATGGATGTAAAGGAATACATTTATATTGTACTAATTAAAAAtagagaaaaataaaattaaataacaaagaaacaaaataatagtaattgGGAAGAAAAAGCataaaagatatattaatgtgaaaaaataaaaatacatgtgcataatatattaataaaatattaattaggaccaatgtaaaaaattcatattattgtatttttttcatataataaaaataacagttacattgttatattttttttccccccccttcctttttttttaattataaaatgtgTTGTATCTTATTTGGCTATTtaccatttatttttttttattaattttttattaatttttttttttaattatttgcAGTGTGTGTTTTtgtgaatattttttatgaacaaaTCATAACTTTTCATGTTATACCccattttttgtaattatgaaaatttttagCTATtcatgtatataaattagaaGATCACACAAATGTATATCGACaagtaatatttaaattgttatatGTTTTAGAATgcaggaaaaaaaaatataacacccaaaggtataataaataaaatatatcgaataaaaaagatatattggacaaatatatataagaaattgatttaaaataatgattaaatttataataggaataatattttattatttattgtattGTTTTTATGGGCTATATGAACATATAAGAACGccaatatattataattcagaaactaaaaataaatatataagtaataaaaatgggGATACGTCAAGTCAAGGTTATATACATGAACCATTCAAAAATGAAATACAGAAAAATGATAGATTAGattaccatttttatttatcattgATAGAACATattgatttaaataaatatataaatggaaaatatattaacaaagataaaaattttatcaatatatataattttagaaatgttaaatataattgggATGATGTGCAAgtggaaaaaaatgatataaatatagtaaagcaaaagataaaaaaaaataaaacaccaaataataataactattTTAGCAATATATGGCCattttctttaaataaaaaatatccatATGTTGATATAGTATTACCTAAAacattaattaataaaaatcaaaatatttatttacacattataacatatttaaatGGGAAGTTATATAGACATGGGTGTGTTACCAAATTGATAGCAACATTTAAAGAAtttcaatataattataccactaaaataaaaaaaaaaaaaaaaaaaaaatggtattTGTGGAAATGGCTAGTTGgtgatgataaaaaagaagaagaaatCGAAAttgaagataaaaaaaaatataataaattattattgcaTATTCctaagaaaataaaatttggaCCTATAATAgaatataatgatataaatatcaataaacttagtattttttcaaatattgtTTTAGATATATCAatgcataaatattttcttccAACACATTTTAATGATGATATCGAATTTagtaatgaatatataattgtaaataattctaaaactagtcaagaaaaaaataacaatttattattaaatagtaTTAGAGTAGAATATGAACCAATAAGTTATAGCCATTATAATTTacttaatataataatgtttaatataaaatatttaaaaaaaaaatataacatgaTTTCTTATGATATTGATAGTTtgtctatatatttatttgaaaatatttccatatatatttatataatttgtattattattattataataatagttataataaatataatagttttatttttatatgatataaaaagTTGGAatgttttaatttcattatatttattttttcctgatacaatattattgaaaattatatCGTCtgtctttattttattatatttaaataataataatgaaaataataatagcaaaataattatgatattttatttgatagATATTGGAATTTGTTTATGGAATTTTATCAGAAAATATGAAATTCAAATAGGGCAAGATTATCCCTACGTAATTATTAACGAGAGTAATATTAACGAGAATAATATTAACGAGAGTAATAcaataaagaaaaaagataGCGTATTTAAAAGTATcgaaataattataaaaaacaaaattcaAAACAttacaattttaattattcctttattatttgtatataatatattatataaaaaatatgattctttttatttgttttttatattaacaatTGGAGAgtgttcatatatttttaattttatgttAATGTGTCAAAACATTATAGCAAATTATTTGACAAAAACAGTCCCAAATTTCCcacttatttatatttttccattatttttaaatgtgaTAACAGATGATATATTTGCACTCTTGTTTCGCATTCCCACTATACACAAATTTAATGCCTTTGCAGatgattttgttttttttgttttttgtgTGCAATTATGTTTGTATAAAAAAGtggcaaaaaaaaatgcagtTATGGAAAAGGAATCCAAAAAGGATAAATGAAAGTGTAGaccaaaataataaatgaaaatatagatgAACATGTTTAGAAGTTTACCCAAATTTAGccgaaaaaaaaacaaacacaAACATGCACAAAGCCAGTAGTGGCAAGCTGATGATGTAATCTTCAATACTTTGCTAGAATACAAACCCATGAATGTAAAATGTTATAGTAATTTGtctattgatatattttagtatattttattttttttttgtttttttataaacatttgtgcattgaaataaattatttgcatTCCTATAcataaatacatatttatgtaaCTCTCCACatatttgataattttgtttgttaaataaattaGTTGTAAAACGATATggattataaaatttactgaaaatatataatttttttttttatattttttttgtaaaaattttGGTATCCATGAAACATTGCATaagtttttttcttttatgatatttattcaccaaatatgtttaattcttaaattgtttttaatttaatccttaatatgttaaaatatttttttgtgtaaaATTGGCATATTTCCTCTGACcattaaaataattcattttttaaaagtttGAGAGGGGTACACAAAATATATCGCCAAAATAATAagactatatatatatatatcgtAATAAAAcgatatttaatattactctataatatataattttttgtttgtatataatttcaTGTTTTGCAATATTCAATAAATTCTTCATATATTTTCCCTTTTACTATATATACGTgtaaatttacaaaaaaaatagtaacaataataatgagtAGCTATTGtgctattttattaaaaattaataaatttaaataattatatagagAGCTTTCATTTGTTGCATAAAATAGAACATATATATCTcgtataaaataaacaaaaatatatcccATGTAtgctaattttattttgtgaaCATACCCAAAGGGTCAAAGGCATTTCAAATTGTAGCTATATAGAAAAAGGGGAAGAAAAAATTGCGTATTCATGCGTTTAAGAGACTTTGCAaagatattattatttttttattttataaatagaaAGCTTTGCTTTGTTTAACCTTTCTAGCAACATTTTAATTTACAATTTtccattaaaaaaaaataaatatgactGATAACTGTTTATATGTTTATAACTTAACGAAGAATACAAGTGTAGAACATTtgaatgaaatatttatgaattttggaaaattaattgatataaattatgtattaaatgatgataatttaagcaaagataaaaatgataatttaatttatgcTAAAATCGAATTTGAAAATCCCAATGATGCCAAAACTGCAATAGAGTATATGGATGGGGGACAAATCGATGGGAAAACTATATCAATAAAACATGAACatgaaataattaaaaaaaataataataaaagagtTAGTAAagaaagaaatgaaaaagaCGACAGTTATAAATATAGCGCTTCACGCTCTAGTTCATCCAATAGTTCAAAAGCCAAATCGAATACGTcacaaatcaaaaaaaaaaataaaagcaaaaaaaaacaaaaaaaatataagtaagCAAGCAAGTAAATAAATAGATAGATATTGTCGCGATTTTGTatctataattaaaataagaATGGCGAATGCCGAATGGCGAATGtcaaaaaattgaaaaaatgatGACAAAAAATATTGCCCCTCAAAAGGACACGGCGTGCTTACAAGAGGGTAAATTAATATAactaataaaatgataaaaatataatagccATTGAAATTTGTAAAAACACATTTTTCATGCTATATATAATTACAATCATTAATAGTTTCATAacaaaaatgattatttcattttataattacCAGTAAGATACCCttgattttataaatattatatatacacataccaattgaaataaaacaaaatatattttataaacaattatgtaacttaattaaaaataacaagatagtaattattataaataatatatgcacaCATTGTTCAGACAACAACGCCGTTTTTATCTTATTCTCTTCCTTTTTTTGTGTAAACACTCTTTttgattatttaataaatatatcaactGTGTATGGGGTGTTATAAATTCTGTACtcgttcataatttttttatccatttttttggTAATACTTTGAAGAACTTTTAAAATTTGTAGctgaaaaaataacaaaataatgtaataataacaaaataatgtAACAATAACGAAATAATGTAATTTTTCCATAATATTGGCCcattatttcatatattataatttttaaaaaaacgcaaagtataatatataatatatgcacatGAGCATACTTTTGATATATAATCAaagttattttattatgtgtGCACATTTTTCCTTCTTTTTTACATGAACATGTAAGGTagttttcaaattttttttttttacctgAAAGGTGCATGATTGGCTATATTTGTCCAAATCCATAAGAGAtagattaataaaataatttattttttgcaatTGATCTAAATATAGAgaattcaaaatatattccgtatttttaataaaataagttaTGTACATAATCGAAAGTTGCAACATtcctatataattattttctgaATTGttcataacattttttaaaatagctttaaatataatgttaaGATGATTAgctattaaattattatatttttgaaaaaaatcacttttatataattctaaatgatataaaaacttAATATATTCAATTAATAATTCTGAGATTGtagatatttttatttcttcacttaatttaatttttaataatttgcCTAATGTGGTTATTGTATCTTTGTGATTTATTTCGGGTGCTAAAAATTTTAAcgatttaattatatatataatatcatttatagttaaaatattgtaatacaaatttatatagTTCATAAAATTGTAAAGAACTTGTGTCTTTTCATTCTTAattgtatttaatatatttgttactTCGTTTATGTGTGGTAAAATATTTGGGGGGGTTAAAGATAaagaataatttttatttatcaaacattgttcataatttaataaaaagttAGTCATAAGATAAGTGTTAAATGGggtataaaaattatgaggAAATCCTGTATACCAAtagtgtatatatttttttagtaaatAATTAAGatctatataataattaaaaaatgaaagacaataattatattttacaaaatttataaaatagtcataatttatttttgctAATTTTGGGTTACTCTGAAAATCGGAATATAATTTGTTATGCAATTtgtcaaatatattatttaaattaaaattcgAAAAAAGTATTAACGAATTTGAATTATTTCTCTTTTCTTTTACAAATTTTGTTAAAACATAAACAGAattaagtatataatatattttacattgATCAAAATGTTTGTTAAttaatttgtataaaatatggATCCTATCAATATCATTATTTGCATAATTATctttataatatttgttaTTCCCATTTccaacatattttatattatttataggaAATAAATCTTTATACCCATTCAAATTATtagttaatatatttttatcatttatcaCTCTACTATTTGTATCCCCATCTgacttaaaatttttttgtttattttccttCCATTCTGCGTATTTTTCATAGTCTACTGTTTGATGTGCCTTTAAATATTTTGTCTCTAATTTGTGATAATTAAATTTgctgataataatatatggaatattttttttaaaagcgTTTTTTCGAAAATTTTTCATGATATAGTTATTTAACAACATGTGCGTATTTGCATTAAAATTCATGaatgataaataataaaaacacatgatatatttttcaatattttgttcattttgattttgttttatttttatttggtcttgatatatttctttttcatttaatcttaaaacatatttaattaacatattttgtattatatttaaaaatttactTTTAGTTGTATTACATAAATTTTCAAACAAGTCAgaatttcttttttcaaaaattaatttaagtATAGACTTTATTTCATTAAttgtaaatttattttgatttatatttaaaaatttttcaaaacatgttaatatatttttgtctaATATTGTAtcagtatatattttacaatatCCTTTAAATATTGTACAAAAATCAAgaatgttcattttttttatttcatcatcattattatgtaatgaataaaaatataaacatttttttagtGTATTTATACATGACTTCaaattgttaataatattaaaacttcctttttcatttttattttttatttcataatcATCTACAATTTCTTTAGTTTTATCATGtctattttcttttaaaaatttattattcataattattacatttgtatattcattattagtataaatatttcctgaatttttgttttttttaacattaacaaaacaatcataaaattgaaaaatcaTTCCTATTTCTTGGATGGTAAAATATGTtctcatattatttttgtgaCTGAAAttgtcattttttatttcatttttcatttcatttttcatttcattttttcgaATCAGTTCCTTTGTATTAacttgaattttttttatattttccaacTGTTTAACCGAATtgtttttatctttatatttttgttcatttattaataacTGTGCATGctcttttgtttttatagtaaataatttaaaactGTTATAACATTGCATTAATATTTCATATACTGTTTCTATAGAAATTTCATCTGCTATGATAATTCTTCGGAtagtaaataataataaagctACTAACTTTGCTTCAATATTTTccttaaaattaattttttttaaatatttttcatatatattttttttatcttttttactCAAATTCATTTTgtgaaaaaaacaattcGATCTAATGATAGACAATTGgcttattattaaaattatttcactagtttttacattttcaagatttatataataatataataaattataaatattattttccaaTATTTTTGCCAct
Above is a window of Plasmodium yoelii strain 17X genome assembly, chromosome: 9 DNA encoding:
- a CDS encoding serpentine receptor, putative, which codes for MIKFIIGIIFYYLLYCFYGLYEHIRTPIYYNSETKNKYISNKNGDTSSQGYIHEPFKNEIQKNDRLDYHFYLSLIEHIDLNKYINGKYINKDKNFINIYNFRNVKYNWDDVQVEKNDINIVKQKIKKNKTPNNNNYFSNIWPFSLNKKYPYVDIVLPKTLINKNQNIYLHIITYLNGKLYRHGCVTKLIATFKEFQYNYTTKIKKKKKKKWYLWKWLVGDDKKEEEIEIEDKKKYNKLLLHIPKKIKFGPIIEYNDININKLSIFSNIVLDISMHKYFLPTHFNDDIEFSNEYIIVNNSKTSQEKNNNLLLNSIRVEYEPISYSHYNLLNIIMFNIKYLKKKYNMISYDIDSLSIYLFENISIYIYIICIIIIIIIVIINIIVLFLYDIKSWNVLISLYLFFPDTILLKIISSVFILLYLNNNNENNNSKIIMIFYLIDIGICLWNFIRKYEIQIGQDYPYVIINESNINENNINESNTIKKKDSVFKSIEIIIKNKIQNITILIIPLLFVYNILYKKYDSFYLFFILTIGECSYIFNFMLMCQNIIANYLTKTVPNFPLIYIFPLFLNVITDDIFALLFRIPTIHKFNAFADDFVFFVFCVQLCLYKKVAKKNAVMEKESKKDK
- a CDS encoding RNA-binding protein S1, which gives rise to MTDNCLYVYNLTKNTSVEHLNEIFMNFGKLIDINYVLNDDNLSKDKNDNLIYAKIEFENPNDAKTAIEYMDGGQIDGKTISIKHEHEIIKKNNNKRVSKERNEKDDSYKYSASRSSSSNSSKAKSNTSQIKKKNKSKKKQKKYK